A part of Cystobacter ferrugineus genomic DNA contains:
- a CDS encoding CotH kinase family protein: MGRWSGLLGMSVVGLLACGPGSIPATADSVGVPLGSEPVVPKPPASSAGSGNTPPPGNTGTPEPGAYPPVQSRVPVFELRITPENLARLDANPEADVAVPAEVVLDGRAAPAQVEYRGASTRSLPQKSFKIKLDKGYELDERDRFELLASWYDSGKLTEKFAVDLYTALGLPVPSARYVRVSLNGQHNGLYLDMEHVGKEYLKHHDLEKSSAIYRCGGRNCELTPEAGFHQDDFEKKTQESEDNSDLEAFLTWINRSDDAQFEAKLEQSVDVEAYLGNLAADMLISNNIIEDSRSYWIHEPGEDRWQYTPWDLNNAQMLAWRTWAPEDPPIVNRWPQGFSLYDPGVQRLYEQRAAERPAHRPTWNVLNTRIWDRPALRARLLAKLEAALAGPFSQARASAHIDALWAVAGPEMERDPYASPAHVARARDFLQTYVRERRAFLLETLRELENHGTGPVVIQTISAGSKGYVELYNRGRSAVSLAGYELTNDLRATERARLPSVTLNPGQRLRLVADGKTSEGATHLPFVLSRQGGEVGLFNGKRLSASGKPLVYGPEDVAYYGPLPSGMKYGRVTPGSEDFERQPTGS; encoded by the coding sequence ATGGGACGATGGAGTGGGCTGCTGGGGATGAGCGTGGTGGGATTGCTGGCGTGTGGGCCCGGTTCCATCCCCGCGACGGCGGATTCCGTGGGGGTCCCGCTGGGCTCCGAGCCTGTCGTTCCCAAGCCTCCCGCGTCCTCCGCTGGCTCGGGGAACACCCCGCCTCCGGGGAACACGGGCACCCCGGAGCCGGGGGCCTATCCGCCGGTGCAGAGCCGCGTCCCGGTGTTCGAGCTGCGCATCACCCCGGAGAACCTGGCGCGGCTGGATGCGAATCCGGAGGCGGACGTGGCGGTGCCGGCCGAGGTGGTGCTCGACGGGCGCGCGGCGCCGGCGCAGGTGGAGTACCGGGGCGCCAGTACGCGCTCGCTCCCCCAGAAGAGTTTCAAGATCAAACTGGACAAGGGCTACGAGCTGGACGAGCGGGATCGCTTCGAGCTGCTCGCGAGCTGGTACGACAGTGGCAAGCTGACCGAGAAGTTCGCGGTGGACCTCTACACGGCGCTGGGCCTGCCGGTGCCGAGTGCCCGCTATGTGCGCGTGAGCCTCAATGGCCAGCACAACGGGCTCTATCTGGACATGGAGCACGTGGGGAAGGAGTACCTGAAGCACCACGATCTGGAGAAGAGCTCCGCCATCTACCGCTGTGGCGGCCGCAACTGCGAGTTGACGCCCGAGGCGGGCTTCCACCAGGACGACTTCGAGAAGAAGACCCAGGAGTCCGAGGACAACTCCGACCTGGAAGCGTTCCTCACGTGGATCAACCGCAGCGACGACGCGCAGTTCGAGGCGAAGCTCGAGCAGTCCGTGGACGTGGAGGCGTACCTGGGCAACCTCGCCGCGGACATGCTCATCTCCAACAACATCATCGAGGACTCGCGCAGCTATTGGATCCACGAGCCGGGCGAGGATCGGTGGCAATACACGCCCTGGGATTTGAACAACGCGCAGATGCTCGCCTGGCGTACGTGGGCGCCCGAGGATCCACCCATCGTCAATCGCTGGCCGCAGGGCTTCAGTCTGTATGATCCAGGCGTGCAGCGCCTGTACGAGCAGCGCGCGGCGGAGCGCCCGGCCCACCGGCCGACCTGGAACGTGCTCAATACGCGCATCTGGGACAGGCCGGCCCTGAGGGCCCGGCTGCTGGCGAAGCTCGAGGCGGCGCTCGCGGGTCCCTTCTCCCAGGCCCGGGCGAGCGCCCACATCGACGCGCTCTGGGCGGTGGCGGGGCCAGAGATGGAAAGGGATCCCTACGCCTCACCCGCGCACGTGGCCCGGGCGCGAGACTTCCTCCAGACGTACGTGCGCGAGCGCCGTGCCTTCCTGCTCGAGACGCTGCGTGAGCTCGAGAACCACGGCACGGGTCCTGTGGTCATCCAGACGATCTCCGCCGGGAGCAAGGGCTATGTGGAGCTGTACAACCGGGGGAGGTCCGCCGTGTCCCTGGCGGGGTATGAACTGACGAATGACTTGCGAGCCACCGAGCGTGCCCGGTTGCCTTCCGTCACGCTGAACCCGGGCCAGCGCCTGCGCCTGGTGGCGGATGGCAAGACATCGGAGGGCGCCACCCATCTGCCCTTCGTCTTGAGCCGGCAGGGCGGAGAGGTGGGCCTCTTCAATGGCAAGCGCTTGTCGGCCAGCGGCAAGCCGCTCGTGTATGGCCCGGAGGACGTGGCCTATTACGGCCCACTGCCCTCGGGGATGAAGTACGGCCGGGTGACGCCCGGGAGTGAAGACTTCGAGCGCCAGCCGACCGGCTCTTGA
- a CDS encoding tellurite resistance TerB family protein, producing the protein MTREYPQEQLMAFVQAMANVAASDGRITEDERQQLDDVVVGIGLSPRDAQVAALIEQEFQKPGRLTDIVSKIENRELRVSLLRMIVEVACADGEIAKEERASVKEAAGAFGFDVSVADELIDWTLASIMLEQREREIMAKLL; encoded by the coding sequence ATGACGCGAGAGTACCCCCAGGAGCAGTTGATGGCGTTCGTCCAGGCCATGGCCAACGTGGCGGCGAGCGATGGCCGCATCACCGAGGACGAGCGCCAGCAGCTCGACGACGTGGTGGTGGGCATCGGCCTGTCGCCCCGCGACGCGCAGGTGGCCGCTCTCATCGAGCAGGAATTCCAGAAGCCCGGTCGCCTGACTGACATCGTCAGCAAGATCGAGAACCGTGAGCTGCGCGTCTCCCTCCTGCGCATGATCGTCGAGGTGGCGTGCGCCGACGGAGAGATCGCGAAGGAGGAGCGCGCGTCGGTGAAGGAGGCCGCCGGCGCCTTCGGTTTCGACGTGTCGGTCGCCGACGAACTCATCGACTGGACGCTCGCCTCGATCATGCTCGAGCAGCGCGAGCGCGAGATCATGGCGAAGCTGCTCTAG